The genomic region CGAGCTGGTTGTTCGGGAAGATCTGGAGGTCGAACTTGCCGCCTGTCTCGGCCTTGATCGCCGCGGCCATCTCCTTGGCGCGCACGTTCAGCGGATGCGTGTCCGGCAGGTTATTGGCGTATTTGTAGGTGAACTCGGCGCTCTGGGCGCGGGCCACATGGGGCGCACTGAGGCCGCCCAGGACCGCGGTCGCGGCGGAGGCCTTGAGAAGCGTGCGGCGGGAAAAGCTCATGGGTCTGCTTCCTCGGAAAGTTTGTTGTTGTTCTGAGATGCAAACCTATACGGACGGAAGGTCAGAAGGTCATCTGCGATCTCGCGAAGCCTCGCTTATTGCAGCCGGACATCCTCACGGCAATATCGGCTTTCGGCGGCATCGGCCCGATTCAAAAACCGAAAAACAACCCCATGCACAGTAGCCGTCAAAGTCGGGACCAGGTCCGATGGCCAGCCTGGAAAAGGACCGGGAACGAAGGTGCGATGAGAGGAATTCTAGCTAAATAACTGATCTGATTTGATATAATGATATTCCATAATATACCTTATGCGAATCGTGGATATGGCTGTGCAGGTCAGGCCAGATCATTCCGCAGCTACCCAGAACCCCTCTTTCGGATCAAACTTGTGCCAACAAATCCCCGGGCAAACCGACGCAGCGGTTGTCGCCACGGCAGCATTGGGAGGTTCGTCATGCAGGAGAACGTCGCCCGCGCAGACCGCTCGCGCGCCATTCCATTCGACGCCGCCAAGCTCGACCGCCTGATGGAGGCTGCCGGGCTCGACGTCCTGGTCGCGACCTCCAAGCACAATGTGCAGTACCTGCTGGGTGCCGAGCGCGCGATCTTCTTCGACTACATGGATGCGCTCGGCGTCAGCCGCTATCTGCCGGTGCTGGTCTATCCCAAGGGCGCACCCGACAAGGCGGTTTATGTCGGCCACCGTCTGGAAACCCATCAGCGCGCCGTGGCGCCGCCATGGGTGGCGCAGGTGCGGACCGAGTCCAACGGCTCGGTCGATGCGATTACGCGGGCCGTAAGCCTGATCCGCGATGCCGGCGTGCCCCTGAAGCGGGTCGGGGTCGAGATGGCGTTCCTGCCGATGGATGCGGGCCGGGCGCTCAGTGACGCCCTGCCCGGCGCCGAGCTCAAGGACGCGCTGCTGGTGCTGGAGCGGCTGCGGGCGGTGAAGTCGGCGGACGAGCTTGCGAAGCTCAAGACGGCGTCCGAACTGGTGATCGCCTCGATGCTGGCGGTGATCGCCGGGCACGGGCCGGGCACGACCAAGCAGCAATTGTCGGACGCCTTGCGGCTCGCCGAAGCCAATCGCGGGCTGACCTTCGAATACTGCTTGCTCGCCTGCGGCAACAGCCACAACCGGGCGCCCTCGGCGCAGCGCTGGGAGCAAGGTGACGTGCTGTCGCTCGATTCCGGCGGCAATTATCACGGCTATATCGGCGACCTCGCGCGCATGGCCGTGCTCGGCGATCCCGATGTCGAGCTGAAGGACTGTCTGGCCGAGATCGAGGCGGTCCAGCGCGCCGCCTTCGCGGCGGTCAGGCCGGGCGCCATGGGCGGCGACATCTACGTCGCGGCCGAGCGGCAGCTCGCGAAGATCACCCAGCGCGACTGCACGGAGTTTTTGGCCCACGGCATGGGCCTCGTCAGCCACGAGGCCCCTCGCCTGACGGCCAAAGGTCCGATCCCCTACGACGACACGGATGCGCGGCTGCCGCTCGAAACTGGCATGGTGGTGTCGATCGAGACCACGATGAAGCATCCGAAGCGCGGGTTCATCAAGCTCGAGGACACGGTTGCGGTGACGGCGACGGGTTACGAGATCTTTGGCGAGGGTGGTCGCGGCTGGAATTTGGGTGGCAGTTCGCTGTAGGCTGGGACCGCGCGCACAGCAGACATCTCGCTCTCGGCCCAAGCCCAGCCGGGTCGTCAACCCCTGTCCTACACCGCCATG from Bradyrhizobium lupini harbors:
- a CDS encoding Xaa-Pro peptidase family protein; this translates as MQENVARADRSRAIPFDAAKLDRLMEAAGLDVLVATSKHNVQYLLGAERAIFFDYMDALGVSRYLPVLVYPKGAPDKAVYVGHRLETHQRAVAPPWVAQVRTESNGSVDAITRAVSLIRDAGVPLKRVGVEMAFLPMDAGRALSDALPGAELKDALLVLERLRAVKSADELAKLKTASELVIASMLAVIAGHGPGTTKQQLSDALRLAEANRGLTFEYCLLACGNSHNRAPSAQRWEQGDVLSLDSGGNYHGYIGDLARMAVLGDPDVELKDCLAEIEAVQRAAFAAVRPGAMGGDIYVAAERQLAKITQRDCTEFLAHGMGLVSHEAPRLTAKGPIPYDDTDARLPLETGMVVSIETTMKHPKRGFIKLEDTVAVTATGYEIFGEGGRGWNLGGSSL